One window of Pocillopora verrucosa isolate sample1 chromosome 9, ASM3666991v2, whole genome shotgun sequence genomic DNA carries:
- the LOC131784726 gene encoding uncharacterized protein — protein MKLLNKTEQIACLNGGKSSVAVQEMLTGYRSTPHPATGVPPYEALMKRKIRTKLDHQARECNENPRDTAIDKQDEKYKDKIQQNAENRNTKEHNFLVGDHVLLKQKKRNKWSTAFEPAFYRVTRIDRSSIAAKRITDGCEVYRDGSQFKIANSLIQENTSEENEDQEEQKNQEDWREKILLNANPHSVQEETKESSAKEAAKTNTSDKADQSKQSMPTAATRPRCDRKRPEYLKDFVT, from the coding sequence ATGAAACTACTGAATAAGACTGAGCAGATCGCTTGTCTCAATGGGGGAAAAAGCAGTGTAGCTGTTCAAGAGATGCTAACAGGCTATCGCTCAACACCGCATCCTGCTACTGGCGTGCCACCATATGAAGCCCTAATGAAGAGAAAGATCAGAACCAAACTAGATCACCAAGCGAGGGAGTGCAATGAGAATCCCCGTGACACAGCCATCGATAAGCAGGATGAAAAATACAAAGATAAGATCCAACAGAATGCCGAGAACAGGAACACCAAAGAGCACAATTTCTTAGTCGGAGATCATGTCCtgttgaaacagaaaaagagaaacaaatggTCTACCGCATTTGAACCAGCATTCTACAGAGTAACTCGGATAGACAGATCAAGCATTGCAGCAAAAAGGATCACAGATGGATGCGAAGTGTACCGTGACGGAAGCCAGTTCAAGATTGCTAACTCACTGATCCAGGAAAATACCAGCGAAGAAAATGAAGACCAGGAAGAACAAAAGAACCAAGAGGATTGGAGAGAGAAGATTCTACTGAATGCCAACCCTCACTCAGTCCAGGAGGAGACTAAGGAAAGCAGCGCAAAGGAAGCAGCTAAAACCAACACCAGTGACAAAGCGGACCAGAGCAAACAATCTATGCCAACAGCTGCGACCAGACCAAGGTGTGATCGAAAACGTCCAGAGTATTTGAAAGACTTTGTCACCTAA